A genome region from Rhinopithecus roxellana isolate Shanxi Qingling chromosome 10, ASM756505v1, whole genome shotgun sequence includes the following:
- the PITPNM2 gene encoding membrane-associated phosphatidylinositol transfer protein 2 isoform X13, giving the protein MIIKEYRIPLPMTVEEYRIAQLYMIQVLLSPQKKSRNETYGEGSGVEILENRPYTDGPGGSGQYTHKVYHVGMHIPSWFRSILPKAALRVVEESWNAYPYTRTRFTCPFVEKFSIDIETFYKTDAGENPDVFNLSPVEKNQLTIDFIDIVKDPVPHNEYKTEEDPKLFQSTKTQRGPLSDNWIEEYKKQVFPIMCAYKLCKVEFRYWGMQSKIERFIHDTGLRRVMVRAHRQAWCWQDEWYGLSMENIRELEKEAQLMLSRKMAQFNEDGEEATELIKHEAASDQASGEPPEPSSSNGEPLVGRGLKKQWSTSSKSSRSSKRGASPSRHSISEWRMQSIARDSDESSDDEFFDAHEDLSDTEEMFPKDITKWSSNDLMDKIESPEPEDTQDGLYRQSSPEFRVASSVEQLNIIEDEVSQPLAAPPSKIHVLLLVLHGGTILDTGAGDPSSKKGDANTIANVFDTVMRVHYPSALGRLAIRLVPCPPVCSDAFALVSNLSPYSHDEGCLSSSQDHIPLAALPLLATSSPQYQEAVATVIQRANLAYGDFIKSQEGMTFNGQVCLIGDCVGGILAFDALCYSNQPVSESQSSSRRGSVVSMQDNDMLSPGILVNAAHCSGGGNSGGGGSSGGSSLESSRHLSRSNVDIPRSNGPEDPKRQLPRKRSDSSTYELDTIQQHQAFLSSLHASVLRTEPCSRHSSSSTMLDGTGALGRFDFEITDLFLFGCPLGLVLALRKTVIPALDVFQLRPACQQVYNLFHPADPSASRLEPLLERRFHALPPFSVPRYQRYPLGDGCSTLLGERHIPPCSSRGRSGRRGSLASRSSMPRGSSPVETVQRNPELVLEGGPLAPLPHGDSFLETSMPVPAPTWQDGPRPDSAESDVLQTHNVAFQEHATPSSPSPAPASRGFRRASEISIASQVSGMAESYTASSIAQKAPDALSHTPSVRRLSLLALPPPRPITPGPHPPARQASPSLERAPGLPELDIREGTTPHAFPSLGGHSAAEHPSPPGSAHLDPCFSLTGSWRLGWEDLAIQGGGGSWCHCLVGWGDRGPDRAGMRPDEDQGSSEESCGQNLGKPGPVKQALLLGPSLPRTAQEALYKLVSFRKVALSKPLVAEPDAPGPSIWRPRLPHPHCCASGLVGCSRCEEGSTLALGVRNCNPTSVQPFPVLRPRGKTGDQEWPREGSDGVATGQRVTRVSKGPGTAGTIPQIPTGPPMQPREPLSRAGTHHWPGSVCFCLRSLPLASLPAWEKIHFGYSWWGVWAGLSRPEGPSDPLGSLSGAIQPQPNHGPSWQSLQSGGARSGSTMPCTALMPSRPSPLWLCLTSSTPATGSQQTWSPSC; this is encoded by the exons GTGCTTTTGTCCCCACAGAAGAAGAGCCGTAACGAGACATATGGTGAAGGCAGCGGCGTGGAGATCCTGGAGAACCGGCCGTACACAGATGGCCCAGGCGGCTCTGGGCAGTACACACACAAGGTGTATCATGTGGGCATGCACATCCCCAGCTGGTTCCGCTCCATCCTGCCCAAGGCAGCCCTGCGGGTGGTGGAGGAGTCCTGGAATGCCTACCCCTACACCCGAACCAG GTTCACCTGCCCTTTCGTGGAGAAATTCTCCATCGACattgaaacattttataaaactgatGCTGGAGAAAACCCCGACGTGTTCAACCTCTCTCCTGTGGAAAAGAACCAGCTGACAATCG ACTTCATCGACATTGTCAAAGACCCTGTGCCCCACAACGAGTATAAGACAGAAGAGGACCCCAAACTGTTCCAGTCAACCAAGACCCAGCGGGGACCCCTGTCAGACAACTGGATCGAGGAGTACAAGAAGCAGGTCTTCCCCATCATGTGTGCATACAAGCTCTGCAAGGTGGAGTTCCGCTACTGGGGCATGCAGTCCAAGATCGAGAGGTTCATCCATGACACCG GACTACGGAGGGTGATGGTGCGGGCTCACCGGCAGGCCTGGTGCTGGCAGGACGAGTGGTATGGGCTGAGCATGGAGAACATCCGGGAGCTGGAGAAGGAGGCGCAGCTCATGCTTTCCCGTAAGATGGCCCAGTTCAATGAGGATGGTGAGGAGGCCACTGAGCTCATCAAGCATGAAGCTGCCTCGGACCAGGCCTCTGGGGAGCCCCCGGAGCCCAGCAGCAGCAACGGGGAGCCCCTGGTGGGGCGGGGCCTCAAGAAACAGTGGTCCACATCCTCCAAGTCGTCTCGGTCGTCCAAGCGGGGAG CGAGTCCTTCCCGCCACAGCATCTCGGAGTGGAGGATGCAGAGTATCGCCAGGGACTCGGACGAGAGCTCAGACGACGAGTTCTTCGATGCGCACG agGACCTGTCTGACACAGAGGAAATGTTCCCCAAGGACATCACCAAGTGGAGTTCCAATGACCTCATGGACAAGATCGAGAGCCCAGAGCCGGAAGACACACAAG ATGGTCTGTACCGCCAGAGCTCCCCTGAGTTCAGGGTGGCCTCCAGTGTGGAACAGCTGAACATCATAGAG GACGAGGTTAGCCAGCCGCTGGCTGCACCGCCCTCCAAGATCCACGTGCTGCTACTGGTGCTGCACGGAGGCACCATCCTGGATACGGGCGCCGGGGACCCCAGTTCCAAGAAGGGTGATGCCAACACCATCGCCAATGTGTTCGACACTGTCATGCGTGTGCACTACCCCAGCGCCCTGGGCCGCCTTGCCATCCGCCTGGTGCCCTGCCCGCCCGTCTGCTCTGACGCCTTTGCCCTGGTCTCCAA cctcagcccctaCAGCCATGACGAAGGCTGTCTGTCCAGCAGTCAGGACCACATTCCCCTGGCTGCCCTCCCCCTGCTGGCCACCTCCTCCCCCCAGTACCAGGAGGCGGTTGCCACAGTGATTCAGCGAGCCAACCTTGCCTATGGGGACTTCATCAAGTCCCAGGAGGGCATGACCTTCAATGGGCAG GTCTGCCTGATTGGGGACTGCGTCGGGGGCATCCTGGCATTTGATGCCCTATGCTACAGCAACCAGCCGGTGTCTGAGAGTCAAAGCAGCAGCCGCCGGGGCAGTGTGGTCAGCATGCAG GACAACGACATGCTGTCCCCGGGCATTCTGGTGAATGCAGCACACTGCTCCGGTGGTGGcaacagtggtggtggtggcagtagtggtggctccagcctggagagcagtCGGCACCTGAGCCGAAGCAACGTCGACATCCCCCGCAGCAATGGCCCCGAGGACCCCAAAAGGCAGCTGCCCCGCAAGAGGAGCGACTCGTCCACCTATGAGCTAGACACCATCCAGCAGCACCAGGCCTTCCTGTCCag cctccatgccAGCGTGCTGAGGACTGAGCCCTGCTCACGCCATTCCAGCAGCTCCACCATGCTGGACGGCACAGGTGCCCTGGGCAGGTTTGACTTTGAGATCACGGACCTCTTCCTCTTCGGGTGCCCCCTGGGGCTGGTCCTGGCCTTGAGGAAGACTGTCATCCCAGCCCTGGATG ttttCCAGCTGCGGCCGGCCTGCCAGCAAGTCTACAACCTCTTCCACCCCGCGGACCCGTCAGCGTCGCGCCTGGAGCCGCTGCTGGAACGGCGCTTCCACGCTCTGCCGCCTTTCAGTGTCCCCCGCTACCAACGCTACCCGCTGGGGGACGGCTGCTCCACACTGCTGGGTGAGAGGCACATTCCGCCCTGCTCCTCTAGGGGAAGGTCGGGGAGGCGTGGCTCCCTGGCCTCTAGGTCCTCCATGCCACGTGGTTCTTCCCCAG TCGAGACCGTGCAGAGAAACCCTGAGCTGGTCCTGGAGGGCGGCCCCCTGGCCCCTCTCCCCCACGGGGACAGCTTCCTGGAAACCAGTATGCCTGTTCCCGCGCCCACCTGGCAAGACGGGCCCCGCCCGGACTCTGCCGAGT CAGATGTGCTCCAGACCCACAATGTGGCCTTCCAAGAGCATGCCACCCCCTCCtcgcccagccctgcccctgccagTCGTGGCTTCCGCCGAGCCAGTGAGATCAGCATCGCCAGCCAGGTGTCAGGCATGGCCGAGAGCTACACGGCATCCAGCATTGCCCAGA AGGCCCCCGATGCGCTCAGCCATACCCCCAGCGTCAGGCGTCTGTCCCTGCTcgccctgcccccaccccgcccTATCACCCCTGGCCCCCACCCTCCAGCCAGGCAGGCGAGCCCCAGCCTGGAGAGGGCCCCCGGCCTCCCTGAGCTGGACATCAGAGAAGGTACCACCCCACACGCTTTCCCCTCACTGGGGGGTCACTCTGCTGCTGAGCACCCCTCACCACCAGGCTCTGCCCACCTGGACCCCTGCTTCAGCCTAACAGGGAGCTGGAGGTTGGGCTGGGAGGACTTGGCCAtccagggaggaggtgggagctGGTGTCATTGTCTAGTGGGGTGGGGGGACCGGGGACCTGACAGAGCTGGAATGAGGCCAGATGAGGACCAAGGAAGCTCCGAGGAAAGCTGTGGGCAGAACCTAGGGAAGCCCGGACCTGTAAAGCAGGCCCTGCTGCTGGGCCCCTCCCTCCCGCGGACAGCCCAGGAGGCACTTTACAAGCTCGTCTCGTTCAGGAAGGTTGCCCTCTCCAAGCCCCTAGTGGCAGAGCCGGATGCACCAGGACCATCCATCTGGAGGCCCAGGCTTCCCCACCCACACTGCTGTGCCTCAGGGCTCGTGGGGTGTTCCAGGTGCGAGGAGGGCAGCACCCTTGCCCTGGGGGTCAGGAATTGTAACCCCACCTCTGTGCAGCCTTTCCCAGTCTTGAGGCCTAGGGGGAAGACGGGAGACCAGGAGTGGCCCAGAGAGGGCAGCGATGGAGTTGCCACAGGGCAGAGGGTCACCAGAGTCAGCAAGGGACCAGGGACAGCTGGTACCATCCCACAGATTCCGACTGGTCCCCCCATGCAACCACGGGAGCCCCTCAGCAGGGCTGGCACTCACCACTGGCCTGGGTCTGTGTGCTTCTGCCTGCGCTCCCTCCCGCTTGCCTCACTCCCAGCCTGGGAGAAGATTCACTTTGGCTATAGCTGGTGGGGGGTCTGGGCTGGGCTGAGCAGGCCAGAGGGGCCGAGTGACCCTTTGGGGTCCCTGTCTGGGGCTATACAGCCCCAGCCCAATCACGGCCCCTCCTGGCAGTCGCTGCAAAGTGGTGGGGCCAGAAGCGGATCGACTATGCCCTGTACTGCCCTGATGCCCTCACGGCCTTCCCCACTGTGGCTCTGCCTCACCTCTTCCACGCCAGCTACTGGGAGTCAACAGACGTGGTCTCCTTCCTGCTGA
- the PITPNM2 gene encoding membrane-associated phosphatidylinositol transfer protein 2 isoform X15 — translation MIIKEYRIPLPMTVEEYRIAQLYMIQVLLSPQKKSRNETYGEGSGVEILENRPYTDGPGGSGQYTHKVYHVGMHIPSWFRSILPKAALRVVEESWNAYPYTRTRFTCPFVEKFSIDIETFYKTDAGENPDVFNLSPVEKNQLTIDFIDIVKDPVPHNEYKTEEDPKLFQSTKTQRGPLSDNWIEEYKKQVFPIMCAYKLCKVEFRYWGMQSKIERFIHDTGLRRVMVRAHRQAWCWQDEWYGLSMENIRELEKEAQLMLSRKMAQFNEDGEEATELIKHEAASDQASGEPPEPSSSNGEPLVGRGLKKQWSTSSKSSRSSKRGASPSRHSISEWRMQSIARDSDESSDDEFFDAHEDLSDTEEMFPKDITKWSSNDLMDKIESPEPEDTQDGLYRQSSPEFRVASSVEQLNIIEDEVSQPLAAPPSKIHVLLLVLHGGTILDTGAGDPSSKKGDANTIANVFDTVMRVHYPSALGRLAIRLVPCPPVCSDAFALVSNLSPYSHDEGCLSSSQDHIPLAALPLLATSSPQYQEAVATVIQRANLAYGDFIKSQEGMTFNGQVCLIGDCVGGILAFDALCYSNQPVSESQSSSRRGSVVSMQDNDMLSPGILVNAAHCSGGGNSGGGGSSGGSSLESSRHLSRSNVDIPRSNGPEDPKRQLPRKRSDSSTYELDTIQQHQAFLSSLHASVLRTEPCSRHSSSSTMLDGTGALGRFDFEITDLFLFGCPLGLVLALRKTVIPALDVFQLRPACQQVYNLFHPADPSASRLEPLLERRFHALPPFSVPRYQRYPLGDGCSTLLADVLQTHNVAFQEHATPSSPSPAPASRGFRRASEISIASQVSGMAESYTASSIAQIAAKWWGQKRIDYALYCPDALTAFPTVALPHLFHASYWESTDVVSFLLRQVMRHDNSSILELDGKEVSVFTPSKPREKWQRKRTHVKLRNVTANHRINDALANEDGPQVLTGRFMYGPLDMVTLTGEKVDVHIMTQPPSGEWLYLDTLVTNNSGRVSYTIPESHRLGVGVYPIKMVVRGDHTFADSYITVLPKGTEFVVFSIDGSFAASVSIMGSDPKVRAGAVDVVRHWQDLGYLIIYVTGRPDMQKQRVVAWLAQHNFPHGVVSFCDGLVHDPLRHKANFLKLLISELHLRVHAAYGSTKDVAVYSAISLSPMQIYIVGRPTKKLQQQCQFITDGYAAHLAQLKYSHRARPARNTATRMALRKGSFGLPGQGDFLRSRNHLLRTISAQPSRPSHRHERTQSQADGEQRGQRSMSMAAGCWGRAMTGRLEPGAATGPK, via the exons GTGCTTTTGTCCCCACAGAAGAAGAGCCGTAACGAGACATATGGTGAAGGCAGCGGCGTGGAGATCCTGGAGAACCGGCCGTACACAGATGGCCCAGGCGGCTCTGGGCAGTACACACACAAGGTGTATCATGTGGGCATGCACATCCCCAGCTGGTTCCGCTCCATCCTGCCCAAGGCAGCCCTGCGGGTGGTGGAGGAGTCCTGGAATGCCTACCCCTACACCCGAACCAG GTTCACCTGCCCTTTCGTGGAGAAATTCTCCATCGACattgaaacattttataaaactgatGCTGGAGAAAACCCCGACGTGTTCAACCTCTCTCCTGTGGAAAAGAACCAGCTGACAATCG ACTTCATCGACATTGTCAAAGACCCTGTGCCCCACAACGAGTATAAGACAGAAGAGGACCCCAAACTGTTCCAGTCAACCAAGACCCAGCGGGGACCCCTGTCAGACAACTGGATCGAGGAGTACAAGAAGCAGGTCTTCCCCATCATGTGTGCATACAAGCTCTGCAAGGTGGAGTTCCGCTACTGGGGCATGCAGTCCAAGATCGAGAGGTTCATCCATGACACCG GACTACGGAGGGTGATGGTGCGGGCTCACCGGCAGGCCTGGTGCTGGCAGGACGAGTGGTATGGGCTGAGCATGGAGAACATCCGGGAGCTGGAGAAGGAGGCGCAGCTCATGCTTTCCCGTAAGATGGCCCAGTTCAATGAGGATGGTGAGGAGGCCACTGAGCTCATCAAGCATGAAGCTGCCTCGGACCAGGCCTCTGGGGAGCCCCCGGAGCCCAGCAGCAGCAACGGGGAGCCCCTGGTGGGGCGGGGCCTCAAGAAACAGTGGTCCACATCCTCCAAGTCGTCTCGGTCGTCCAAGCGGGGAG CGAGTCCTTCCCGCCACAGCATCTCGGAGTGGAGGATGCAGAGTATCGCCAGGGACTCGGACGAGAGCTCAGACGACGAGTTCTTCGATGCGCACG agGACCTGTCTGACACAGAGGAAATGTTCCCCAAGGACATCACCAAGTGGAGTTCCAATGACCTCATGGACAAGATCGAGAGCCCAGAGCCGGAAGACACACAAG ATGGTCTGTACCGCCAGAGCTCCCCTGAGTTCAGGGTGGCCTCCAGTGTGGAACAGCTGAACATCATAGAG GACGAGGTTAGCCAGCCGCTGGCTGCACCGCCCTCCAAGATCCACGTGCTGCTACTGGTGCTGCACGGAGGCACCATCCTGGATACGGGCGCCGGGGACCCCAGTTCCAAGAAGGGTGATGCCAACACCATCGCCAATGTGTTCGACACTGTCATGCGTGTGCACTACCCCAGCGCCCTGGGCCGCCTTGCCATCCGCCTGGTGCCCTGCCCGCCCGTCTGCTCTGACGCCTTTGCCCTGGTCTCCAA cctcagcccctaCAGCCATGACGAAGGCTGTCTGTCCAGCAGTCAGGACCACATTCCCCTGGCTGCCCTCCCCCTGCTGGCCACCTCCTCCCCCCAGTACCAGGAGGCGGTTGCCACAGTGATTCAGCGAGCCAACCTTGCCTATGGGGACTTCATCAAGTCCCAGGAGGGCATGACCTTCAATGGGCAG GTCTGCCTGATTGGGGACTGCGTCGGGGGCATCCTGGCATTTGATGCCCTATGCTACAGCAACCAGCCGGTGTCTGAGAGTCAAAGCAGCAGCCGCCGGGGCAGTGTGGTCAGCATGCAG GACAACGACATGCTGTCCCCGGGCATTCTGGTGAATGCAGCACACTGCTCCGGTGGTGGcaacagtggtggtggtggcagtagtggtggctccagcctggagagcagtCGGCACCTGAGCCGAAGCAACGTCGACATCCCCCGCAGCAATGGCCCCGAGGACCCCAAAAGGCAGCTGCCCCGCAAGAGGAGCGACTCGTCCACCTATGAGCTAGACACCATCCAGCAGCACCAGGCCTTCCTGTCCag cctccatgccAGCGTGCTGAGGACTGAGCCCTGCTCACGCCATTCCAGCAGCTCCACCATGCTGGACGGCACAGGTGCCCTGGGCAGGTTTGACTTTGAGATCACGGACCTCTTCCTCTTCGGGTGCCCCCTGGGGCTGGTCCTGGCCTTGAGGAAGACTGTCATCCCAGCCCTGGATG ttttCCAGCTGCGGCCGGCCTGCCAGCAAGTCTACAACCTCTTCCACCCCGCGGACCCGTCAGCGTCGCGCCTGGAGCCGCTGCTGGAACGGCGCTTCCACGCTCTGCCGCCTTTCAGTGTCCCCCGCTACCAACGCTACCCGCTGGGGGACGGCTGCTCCACACTGCTGG CAGATGTGCTCCAGACCCACAATGTGGCCTTCCAAGAGCATGCCACCCCCTCCtcgcccagccctgcccctgccagTCGTGGCTTCCGCCGAGCCAGTGAGATCAGCATCGCCAGCCAGGTGTCAGGCATGGCCGAGAGCTACACGGCATCCAGCATTGCCCAGA TCGCTGCAAAGTGGTGGGGCCAGAAGCGGATCGACTATGCCCTGTACTGCCCTGATGCCCTCACGGCCTTCCCCACTGTGGCTCTGCCTCACCTCTTCCACGCCAGCTACTGGGAGTCAACAGACGTGGTCTCCTTCCTGCTGAGACAG GTCATGAGGCATGACAACTCCAGCATCTTGGAGCTGGATGGCAAGGAAGTGTCGGTGTTCACCCCCTCCAAGCCAAGAGAGAAGTGGCAGCGCAAGCGGACCCACGTGAAGCTGCGG AACGTGACGGCCAACCACCGGATCAATGATGCCCTCGCCAATGAGGACGGCCCCCAGGTTCTGACGGGCAGGTTCATGTATGGGCCCCTGGACATGGTCACCCTGACTGGGGAGAAG GTGGATGTGCACATCATGACCCAGCCACCCTCGGGCGAGTGGCTCTACCTGGATACGCTGGTGACCAACAACAGTGGGCGTGTCTCCTACACCATCCCTGAGTCGCACCGCCTGGGCGTGGGTGTCTACCCCATCAAGATGGTGGTCAG GGGAGACCACACGTTTGCCGACAGCTACATCACTGTGCTGCCCAAGGGCACAGAGTTCGTGGTCTTCAGCATCGACGGTTCCTTTGCCGCTAGCGTGTCCATCATGGGCAGTGACCCCAAGGTGCGGGCCGGGGCCGTGGACGTGGTGCG GCACTGGCAGGACCTGGGCTACCTCATCATCTACGTGACGGGCCGACCCGACATGCAGAAGCAGCGGGTGGTGGCGTGGCTGGCCCAGCACAACTTCCCCCACGGCGTGGTGTCCTTCTGTGATGGCCTGGTGCATGACCCGCTGCGGCACAAGGCCAACTTCCTGAAGCTGCTCATCTCCGAG CTGCACCTGCGCGTGCATGCGGCCTACGGCTCCACCAAGGACGTGGCGGTCTACAGCGCCATCAGCCTATCCCCCATGCAGATCTACATCGTGGGCCGGCCCACCAAGAAGCTGCAGCAGCAGTGCCAG TTCATCACGGACGGCTACGCAGCCCACCTGGCGCAGCTGAAGTACAGCCACCGGGCGCGGCCTGCTCGCAACACAGCCACCCGCATGGCGCTGCGCAAGGGCAGCTTCGGCCTGCCTGGCCAGGGTGACTTCCTGCGTTCTCGCAACCACCTGCTTCGCACCATCTCGGCCCAGCCCAGCAGGCCCAGCCACCGGCACGAGCGGACACAGAGCCAGGCAGATGGCGAGCAGCGGGGCCAGCGCAGCATGAGCATGGCGGCCGGCTGCTGGGGCCGCGCCATGACTGGCCGCCTGGAGCCGGGGGCGGCCACGGGCCCCAAGTAG